Proteins from one Polynucleobacter wuianus genomic window:
- the tolR gene encoding protein TolR, giving the protein MAGSTMRKSKRRAMADINVVPYIDVMLVLLVIFMVTAPMVNPGVVNLPTVGGAKVQSLPPVFLTIDANENVIVRKDGEPVQTLNQFELGAFARTQAEKSAEQPVVLAADKSIKYETVMNVMSKLKENGVKRVGLAVKSQ; this is encoded by the coding sequence ATGGCTGGCTCCACAATGCGCAAATCAAAACGTCGGGCAATGGCCGACATCAACGTCGTTCCCTACATCGATGTCATGTTGGTGTTGCTGGTGATCTTCATGGTCACCGCACCGATGGTTAATCCTGGTGTTGTTAATCTACCAACCGTTGGCGGCGCCAAGGTGCAATCCTTACCACCCGTCTTTCTAACGATTGACGCCAACGAGAATGTCATCGTTCGTAAAGATGGCGAGCCCGTCCAAACCCTAAACCAATTTGAGCTCGGCGCCTTTGCAAGAACGCAAGCAGAGAAATCTGCTGAGCAACCCGTAGTACTTGCCGCAGACAAATCTATCAAATATGAAACTGTGATGAACGTCATGTCTAAACTCAAAGAGAATGGCGTCAAGCGTGTGGGTCTTGCTGTCAAGAGTCAGTAA
- the tolQ gene encoding protein TolQ: protein MATTQDLSFLSLVLNASLLVQLVMLLLLGMSIASWTIIFKKTAVLRGVRQDTERFERDFWSGGDLNTLLESAQRNTRSDAVLEHIFEAGMQEFMKVREIDAARRAMKATYQREMDALEANLPFLASVGSVSPYIGLFGTVWGIMHSFRGLANVQNATLSAVAPGIAEALIATAIGLFAAIPAVVAYNRAATDVDRLAIRFETFIEEFTNILQRQTGR, encoded by the coding sequence ATGGCTACTACACAAGACCTCTCATTCCTCTCCCTCGTCCTCAATGCCAGCCTATTAGTACAGTTGGTAATGTTGTTATTACTGGGGATGTCCATCGCCTCTTGGACCATCATTTTCAAGAAAACAGCTGTTCTGAGGGGGGTCAGACAAGATACGGAGCGTTTTGAGCGCGACTTTTGGTCGGGCGGAGATCTCAATACCCTGCTGGAGTCAGCCCAGCGTAATACCCGTAGCGATGCGGTCCTAGAGCATATTTTTGAAGCAGGCATGCAAGAGTTCATGAAAGTTCGTGAAATCGATGCCGCCCGTCGCGCAATGAAGGCAACTTACCAACGTGAAATGGATGCGCTTGAAGCAAACCTGCCATTTCTGGCATCTGTAGGATCGGTGTCTCCATACATCGGTCTTTTTGGAACTGTCTGGGGAATCATGCATTCATTCCGCGGTTTAGCGAACGTACAAAATGCAACGCTGTCTGCAGTTGCTCCTGGTATTGCTGAAGCGCTGATTGCAACTGCGATTGGTTTGTTTGCAGCGATCCCAGCAGTAGTTGCTTACAACCGCGCAGCAACCGATGTAGATCGTCTTGCAATTCGCTTTGAAACTTTCATTGAAGAGTTCACTAATATCTTGCAACGTCAAACAGGGCGCTAA
- the glyA gene encoding serine hydroxymethyltransferase translates to MFDRQNTLAKTDPHLWEAIQNENKRQEDHIELIASENYTSPAVMEAQGSQLTNKYAEGYPGKRYYGGCEFVDVAEQLAIDRVKTLFGAEAANVQPHCGASANQAVFLAFLKPGDTFMGMSLAEGGHLTHGMALNMSGKWFNPIAYGLDKNEEIDYDQMERLAREHKPKLIIAGASAYSKKIDFERIGKLAKEVGAIFMVDMAHYAGLVAAGVYPNPVPHADIVTSTTHKSLRGPRGGIILMKAEHEKVINSAVFPGLQGGPLMHVIAAKAVAFKEAQESSFKDYQKQVVANAKALAEILISRGLRIVSGGTDSHVMLVDLRAKKMTGKEAERVLGEAHITCNKNGIPNDPEKPMVTSGIRLGSPAMTTRGFKEAEARQVGNFIADILDNPNDPENIAKVRAQVAELTKRFPVYG, encoded by the coding sequence ATGTTTGACCGTCAGAATACTTTAGCCAAAACCGATCCCCACTTGTGGGAAGCCATTCAGAATGAAAATAAGCGTCAAGAAGACCATATTGAGCTCATTGCCTCCGAGAACTATACCTCGCCAGCAGTCATGGAAGCCCAAGGCTCCCAATTGACCAATAAATATGCTGAGGGCTACCCTGGCAAGCGCTATTACGGTGGCTGTGAATTTGTGGACGTTGCTGAGCAGTTAGCGATTGATCGCGTGAAGACATTGTTCGGTGCAGAAGCAGCAAACGTACAGCCCCATTGCGGTGCATCTGCAAACCAAGCCGTTTTCTTGGCCTTCCTAAAACCGGGTGACACTTTTATGGGAATGAGTCTGGCTGAAGGTGGTCACTTGACTCACGGTATGGCATTGAACATGAGTGGTAAATGGTTCAATCCTATTGCTTACGGTTTAGATAAAAATGAAGAAATTGATTACGACCAAATGGAGCGTTTGGCTCGTGAGCACAAACCAAAATTGATTATTGCTGGTGCTTCTGCTTACTCAAAGAAAATTGATTTTGAGCGCATTGGTAAATTGGCAAAAGAAGTGGGGGCGATTTTCATGGTCGATATGGCTCACTATGCAGGCTTGGTTGCAGCTGGTGTTTATCCAAATCCAGTGCCTCATGCAGACATCGTTACCTCCACTACACACAAGAGTTTGCGCGGTCCTCGTGGCGGCATTATCTTGATGAAGGCTGAGCACGAAAAGGTGATTAACTCTGCAGTCTTCCCAGGCCTACAGGGCGGTCCTTTGATGCACGTGATTGCTGCTAAAGCTGTGGCATTCAAAGAGGCGCAAGAATCAAGCTTTAAGGATTATCAAAAGCAAGTTGTCGCCAATGCAAAAGCTTTGGCAGAGATATTAATTTCCCGTGGTTTGCGCATTGTTTCTGGTGGAACAGATTCACATGTGATGTTGGTGGATCTGCGAGCAAAGAAAATGACTGGTAAAGAAGCTGAGCGCGTATTGGGTGAGGCACACATTACTTGCAACAAAAACGGCATCCCAAATGATCCAGAAAAGCCAATGGTCACCAGTGGTATTCGTTTGGGTTCACCAGCTATGACAACGCGTGGTTTTAAAGAGGCGGAAGCGCGCCAAGTAGGCAATTTCATTGCGGATATTTTGGATAATCCAAATGATCCAGAAAATATTGCCAAGGTGCGCGCACAAGTTGCTGAATTAACTAAACGCTTCCCGGTTTACGGGTAA
- the nrdR gene encoding transcriptional regulator NrdR produces the protein MRCPFCHNDDTQVLDTRVSDEGDTIRRRRRCAKCDKRFTTYERVELALPAIVKKNGSRVEYSHDKLASSIKLALRKRPVSSDSVDESIARIEEKLLSLGEKEIPSERVGELVMRELKRLDKVAYIRFASVYRSFADIESFESALKELK, from the coding sequence TTGCGCTGCCCTTTTTGCCATAACGACGATACTCAGGTTCTCGATACCCGTGTATCAGATGAGGGTGATACGATCCGCCGCCGCCGCCGTTGCGCTAAGTGCGATAAGCGTTTTACAACTTACGAGCGGGTTGAGTTGGCATTACCAGCAATTGTGAAAAAGAATGGCAGCCGCGTGGAATACAGCCACGACAAGCTAGCAAGCTCTATTAAGTTAGCCCTCAGAAAGCGTCCTGTGTCATCGGATTCTGTGGATGAATCGATTGCGCGTATCGAAGAAAAGTTGCTGAGTTTGGGTGAAAAAGAAATCCCGAGTGAGCGCGTAGGTGAGCTTGTCATGCGAGAACTCAAGCGTCTCGATAAAGTGGCGTATATTCGATTTGCTTCTGTTTATCGCAGCTTTGCAGACATTGAGTCTTTTGAAAGCGCTTTAAAAGAACTGAAGTGA
- a CDS encoding type II toxin-antitoxin system RelE/ParE family toxin encodes MYEIKKTVEFENWFNSIRDSLTKRRLATRLRKVALGNLGDVSPIGARVWEMREHFGPGWRMYYIEHCNVIVVMLGGGCKATQAADIKAAKKLAQFLED; translated from the coding sequence ATGTATGAGATTAAAAAAACCGTTGAATTTGAGAATTGGTTTAACAGCATTCGGGATTCGTTAACTAAACGACGATTGGCTACAAGGTTGCGTAAGGTGGCCTTGGGAAATTTAGGGGATGTGAGTCCAATTGGAGCGAGGGTATGGGAAATGCGCGAACATTTTGGGCCCGGTTGGCGAATGTATTACATTGAACATTGCAATGTCATTGTTGTGATGTTGGGTGGTGGCTGCAAAGCAACCCAGGCGGCAGATATCAAAGCAGCTAAAAAATTAGCACAATTCTTGGAGGATTAA
- a CDS encoding addiction module antidote protein: MTKKKKIKISELPNFDIVDYLKTDKDIAQYLTVVLEDGDPALFVAAIGDIARAKGMSEISKKSGVTRESLYRALKVEARPRFETVTKVIHALGMKLSVHA; the protein is encoded by the coding sequence ATGACAAAGAAGAAAAAAATAAAAATTAGCGAGCTACCTAATTTTGATATTGTTGACTATCTAAAAACAGATAAAGATATTGCTCAATACCTTACGGTTGTACTTGAGGACGGCGATCCTGCTCTATTTGTAGCAGCTATAGGCGATATTGCTAGGGCTAAGGGAATGAGTGAAATTTCTAAAAAAAGCGGAGTCACTCGAGAATCGCTTTACAGAGCGTTAAAGGTTGAAGCCCGACCAAGATTTGAAACTGTTACTAAGGTAATTCATGCGCTTGGCATGAAATTAAGCGTGCATGCCTAA
- a CDS encoding GDP-mannose 4,6-dehydratase, which yields MASKKALIIGITGQDGAYLAKHLLSKGYEVTGSSRDVMASSFNNLNALGIRSQVKLISVSINDFRSVFNAIQESGPDEIYNLAGQTSVGLSFDQPVEAIESIAIGTLNILEVIRLLNKPVRFYNAGSSECFGDTGDTPANEQTPFAPRSPYAVAKSTAKWLINSYRESYGLYACTGILFNHESPLRPERFVTQKIIAGAAKIKAGQLDKLQLGNLDISRDWGWAPEYVEAMWLMMQLDQPDDFVIATGRKESLKYFVAKSFEYFDLDWQKYVEIEPSFFRPNEIVSSVGNPEKAIKALGWNKPTDIDGVIRMMCAEKAKAI from the coding sequence TTGGCATCTAAAAAAGCCCTAATCATTGGGATTACCGGGCAAGACGGTGCTTATTTAGCGAAGCATCTCTTATCTAAAGGGTATGAAGTAACGGGTTCATCACGTGATGTGATGGCATCGTCCTTCAATAATCTCAATGCCCTTGGAATTCGCTCGCAAGTCAAATTAATCTCCGTTTCGATTAATGACTTTAGAAGCGTCTTTAATGCCATTCAAGAATCGGGGCCTGATGAGATCTACAATCTCGCCGGCCAAACCTCTGTAGGACTCTCATTCGATCAACCTGTTGAGGCTATTGAGAGCATTGCGATTGGCACTCTTAATATTTTGGAAGTTATTCGACTACTGAATAAGCCTGTGCGTTTTTACAATGCCGGCTCAAGTGAGTGCTTTGGCGATACAGGCGATACACCTGCTAACGAACAAACACCATTTGCCCCCCGTAGCCCTTATGCAGTAGCCAAGTCCACCGCTAAGTGGCTCATCAATAGCTACCGTGAGTCTTATGGACTCTACGCATGCACTGGGATTCTGTTTAACCACGAATCCCCATTGCGACCCGAGCGTTTTGTTACGCAAAAAATTATTGCGGGTGCCGCCAAGATCAAGGCGGGGCAACTTGATAAATTACAACTGGGTAATTTAGATATTTCTCGTGATTGGGGCTGGGCTCCAGAGTATGTTGAGGCGATGTGGCTGATGATGCAATTGGATCAGCCAGATGACTTTGTAATTGCCACTGGCAGGAAAGAATCACTCAAATACTTTGTAGCCAAGTCCTTTGAATACTTTGATTTAGATTGGCAAAAGTATGTGGAAATTGAACCGAGCTTCTTCCGCCCCAATGAAATTGTTTCTAGCGTAGGTAATCCTGAGAAAGCGATTAAGGCTCTAGGGTGGAATAAGCCTACTGATATCGATGGTGTTATTAGGATGATGTGCGCTGAAAAAGCAAAAGCAATCTGA
- the adk gene encoding adenylate kinase, which produces MRLILLGAPGAGKGTQAQFICEKFAIPQISTGDMLRAAVKAGTELGIAAKKIMDAGGLVSDDIIIGLVKDRLTQPDCSKGYLFDGFPRTIPQAQAMKDAGVPIDYVLEIDVPFDAIIDRMGGRRVHPASGRTYHIKYNPPKVEGKDDLTGDPLIQRDDDKEETVRKRLQVYDDQTRPLVEYYSSWAAQANSSDQVKAPVYRKVSGTGSVEDITTSIFAVLM; this is translated from the coding sequence ATGCGGTTGATTCTGCTCGGTGCACCTGGTGCTGGTAAAGGCACACAAGCTCAGTTTATATGCGAGAAATTTGCCATTCCACAAATCTCTACAGGGGATATGTTGCGCGCCGCTGTCAAAGCTGGAACAGAGTTGGGCATTGCTGCTAAAAAAATTATGGATGCAGGTGGCCTTGTTTCCGATGACATTATCATTGGCTTAGTGAAAGATCGCCTGACTCAACCAGATTGCAGCAAAGGCTATTTGTTTGATGGCTTCCCAAGAACGATTCCTCAAGCGCAAGCGATGAAAGATGCTGGCGTTCCAATTGATTATGTTTTAGAAATTGATGTTCCATTCGACGCGATTATTGATCGCATGGGTGGACGTCGCGTTCACCCCGCTTCTGGTCGCACTTACCATATTAAATACAACCCACCCAAGGTTGAAGGTAAAGATGATTTGACAGGCGATCCACTGATTCAGCGCGATGACGACAAAGAAGAAACGGTTCGCAAGCGCTTACAAGTCTATGATGACCAAACCCGTCCTTTGGTGGAGTATTACTCCTCATGGGCAGCGCAAGCTAACTCAAGCGATCAAGTAAAAGCGCCCGTCTATCGCAAGGTGAGTGGTACGGGCAGTGTCGAAGACATTACTACTTCAATCTTTGCTGTTCTAATGTAA
- the kdsB gene encoding 3-deoxy-manno-octulosonate cytidylyltransferase, translated as MSASKAPDFLVVIPARLGSTRLPRKPLADIGGKPMVVRVAEQAKKSLAHSVVVATDSVEIQAACDEHRIECLLTRENHPTGTDRLAEVAQLLKLPDNALVVNVQGDEPLIPPELINQVAQTLADHVECAISTVAVPIHDAAEIQNPNVVKVVLNRSGEALYFSRASIPFVRDAGAEDKTEHLRHLGIYAYRAEFLQAYTRLDPAPPEQAEALEQLRALWNGYRIAVHTAAKTPPAGVDTPDDLERVRRVFKAS; from the coding sequence ATGAGTGCATCTAAAGCTCCTGATTTTTTAGTTGTCATACCAGCCAGACTGGGCTCTACTCGCTTGCCACGAAAACCGCTGGCAGATATTGGCGGTAAACCGATGGTAGTTCGTGTTGCTGAGCAAGCCAAAAAATCTTTAGCGCATAGCGTGGTGGTGGCAACAGACTCAGTAGAAATTCAAGCGGCATGTGATGAGCATCGTATCGAATGTTTACTAACTCGCGAGAATCACCCAACAGGCACCGATCGTCTTGCGGAAGTGGCGCAGTTACTTAAGCTCCCTGACAATGCCTTGGTAGTCAATGTGCAAGGAGATGAGCCCCTCATTCCACCGGAACTCATTAATCAAGTTGCTCAAACCTTGGCTGATCATGTGGAGTGTGCAATTTCTACAGTGGCAGTACCAATCCATGACGCTGCTGAGATTCAAAACCCAAATGTAGTCAAAGTGGTTTTGAATCGTTCTGGCGAGGCACTCTATTTTTCAAGAGCATCCATTCCTTTTGTTCGAGATGCTGGCGCCGAAGACAAAACCGAGCATTTACGGCATTTAGGTATCTATGCTTATCGGGCTGAATTTTTACAGGCCTATACCCGTCTTGACCCTGCACCGCCGGAGCAGGCTGAAGCACTAGAGCAACTTCGCGCCCTGTGGAATGGCTATCGAATTGCGGTTCATACCGCAGCTAAGACCCCTCCTGCCGGGGTTGATACGCCAGATGACCTAGAACGCGTAAGGCGAGTATTTAAGGCTTCATAG
- a CDS encoding Trm112 family protein, protein MDKRLLDILVCPLCKSQLHLDTDKHELICKADRLAYPIRDDVPVMLVEEARSLSAEEV, encoded by the coding sequence ATGGACAAACGCCTACTCGATATCTTGGTTTGCCCTTTGTGCAAAAGCCAATTGCATTTAGATACAGATAAACATGAGCTTATTTGCAAAGCCGATCGTCTAGCTTACCCAATTCGCGATGATGTGCCGGTAATGCTCGTTGAAGAAGCACGTAGCTTGAGTGCTGAAGAAGTTTAA
- the lpxK gene encoding tetraacyldisaccharide 4'-kinase — translation MALSIFRKAPKFWERRGPTSLVLWPLSWLYGIALRIRRLIHDLDLSKIKPAPVPIIIIGNIRVGGTGKTPIVIALAEQLSQLGWKPGIISRGYGASSQIAPVQVKCSSDPSIVGDEPVLIAKRTSDQFPIWVFPKRQQSIKALLKHFPEVNVIISDDGLQHHGLIRWPAREGGRDVEFVVRDDRGEGNRFLLPAGPLREPATPERDATLFTGTPKNQKSGILDEYFLGRRSFNLASCLGTPYQLINPSNTQSFEQITEQYLPKNIAAIAGLGNPKRFFDDLARHAVTGKQIPLPDHVAYTSEFFASIKAQCILITEKDAVKCTGISDERIWVVPMSLHLPDNLMEWLQSILQRPDPRRYTL, via the coding sequence ATGGCGCTATCTATTTTTCGCAAAGCCCCAAAATTTTGGGAGAGACGCGGCCCCACTAGTCTTGTGCTGTGGCCGCTGTCTTGGCTCTATGGCATCGCCTTACGTATTCGCAGACTGATTCATGATTTAGATCTTTCTAAAATAAAGCCAGCCCCAGTACCGATCATCATCATTGGCAATATTCGGGTTGGCGGAACCGGTAAAACACCCATTGTGATTGCCCTTGCAGAGCAACTATCGCAACTGGGCTGGAAGCCTGGGATTATTAGCAGAGGTTATGGCGCATCGTCGCAGATAGCTCCAGTACAAGTAAAGTGCAGCTCCGATCCTTCAATCGTTGGTGATGAGCCCGTATTGATTGCAAAACGCACTAGCGATCAATTTCCGATCTGGGTATTTCCAAAACGTCAGCAGAGTATCAAGGCCTTGCTGAAACATTTTCCTGAGGTCAACGTCATCATTAGTGATGATGGTCTACAACACCACGGATTAATTCGCTGGCCTGCACGTGAAGGCGGTCGCGATGTGGAATTTGTAGTGCGCGATGATCGAGGCGAGGGAAATCGATTCTTACTGCCTGCAGGACCACTTCGTGAACCAGCTACACCAGAGCGGGATGCCACGCTATTCACTGGTACCCCGAAGAATCAAAAAAGTGGGATCTTAGATGAATACTTTTTAGGACGAAGATCTTTTAATTTGGCTAGTTGCTTAGGCACCCCATACCAACTAATCAATCCCTCAAATACCCAATCTTTTGAGCAGATTACTGAGCAATACTTGCCAAAGAACATTGCCGCGATTGCAGGTCTTGGAAATCCAAAACGCTTTTTTGATGATTTAGCAAGGCATGCTGTTACCGGAAAACAGATCCCACTACCAGACCACGTTGCTTACACCTCCGAATTTTTTGCTTCCATCAAAGCACAATGCATCCTGATTACGGAAAAAGATGCAGTGAAGTGCACAGGTATTTCAGATGAGCGCATTTGGGTTGTGCCGATGTCACTCCATCTGCCGGACAACCTCATGGAATGGTTGCAATCGATTTTGCAAAGACCAGATCCGCGGCGCTATACCTTATAA
- a CDS encoding ExbD/TolR family protein produces MSWLDTHSKSGKQFSLGSTSVSAEPEINLIPFIDVLLVVLIFLMISTTFTRYQELAITLPTASGTETQVESKQIHIAVSRDGRFAINGKVTDPSQLSNSLTQLGVKDSNLQVNIDADARAPHQSVMTALEAARDANLSNIVFSSQTKK; encoded by the coding sequence ATGAGTTGGCTAGACACCCATTCAAAATCAGGAAAGCAATTTTCCTTAGGGTCAACATCGGTTTCTGCGGAACCAGAAATTAATCTCATTCCCTTTATTGATGTGTTGTTAGTAGTGTTGATCTTTTTGATGATCTCCACTACTTTCACTCGCTATCAAGAATTGGCCATTACTTTGCCGACAGCAAGCGGAACTGAAACTCAAGTAGAGAGCAAACAAATCCATATTGCAGTAAGTCGCGATGGCCGCTTTGCAATCAACGGCAAAGTGACCGATCCATCCCAACTCAGCAACTCATTAACTCAACTTGGCGTCAAAGATAGCAATCTGCAAGTCAATATTGATGCTGATGCTAGAGCGCCACATCAATCTGTCATGACAGCCCTAGAAGCAGCGCGTGACGCCAATTTGAGCAATATTGTTTTTAGCAGTCAGACGAAAAAGTAA
- a CDS encoding MotA/TolQ/ExbB proton channel family protein: protein MYSILLSAGWPIWPLLIISIIGLAIVIERSWYLRQIHVFPKGSLETAFTYANQLVSQKPLANEHITQLTQLSPASPLLACVLREKSSGNNAQSALEELQAIAQATWLKFDRYLGALATIATVAPLLGLFGTVVGMIEIFGSQGAINGAGSPQQLAHGISVALYNTAFGLLIAIPALAAWRALRAIANQRQRECEEFTRQLFKKLYPTESA from the coding sequence ATGTACTCCATCTTACTATCCGCTGGCTGGCCCATTTGGCCTCTTTTGATCATTTCCATTATTGGCCTAGCCATTGTTATCGAGCGTAGCTGGTATCTACGCCAGATTCACGTTTTTCCTAAAGGCAGCCTGGAAACCGCATTTACCTATGCTAATCAGTTAGTTAGTCAAAAACCGCTGGCGAATGAGCACATTACACAATTAACTCAATTGTCACCAGCCAGCCCATTGCTTGCCTGTGTTCTGCGTGAGAAATCCTCAGGCAACAATGCTCAATCCGCACTAGAAGAGCTTCAAGCGATTGCGCAAGCAACTTGGCTCAAGTTTGATCGCTATCTTGGCGCATTAGCAACAATCGCTACCGTAGCTCCATTACTGGGTTTGTTTGGCACTGTCGTGGGCATGATTGAGATCTTTGGTAGTCAAGGTGCGATTAATGGTGCCGGCAGCCCTCAACAACTGGCGCATGGCATTTCTGTAGCGCTATACAACACTGCGTTTGGATTATTAATTGCCATTCCAGCCCTCGCTGCGTGGCGTGCTCTAAGGGCCATTGCAAATCAACGTCAGCGTGAGTGCGAAGAATTCACACGCCAATTATTTAAAAAGCTATACCCTACCGAATCCGCATAA
- the xseA gene encoding exodeoxyribonuclease VII large subunit, whose amino-acid sequence MSEISREILSVSDLNRAIAASLEDRFDTVWVSGEISNFKAYDSGHWYFSLKDEEGQIRCVMFRGRNGQVGFMPQSGDLVEVSANLGMYVPRGDIQLTIKTLRRAGMGGLYEAFLKLKAKLAKEGLFDEERKREIPTHPRSIGIVTSPQAAALKDVLSTLARRAPHIPIVIYPTLVQGSDAPSGIIAALKAAEKEQVVDVILLVRGGGSIEDLWAFNDEQLAYVIASSPIPVVSGVGHETDFTIADFVADLRAPTPTGAAELAAPRRDQMLQELDAIMQALLQRINQRVEREAQTLDQLALRLSHALPNPDRMREQITNWQQRLNQAWAVRMDNWKRNQVHYQSQLEMLNPQRTLERGYSVILSREDNQLRAVRGPGELSTETVFQIQMADGGAEVRLADIKISP is encoded by the coding sequence ATGTCGGAAATATCAAGGGAAATTCTATCGGTCAGCGATCTTAACCGCGCCATTGCAGCCTCTTTGGAGGATCGTTTCGATACTGTTTGGGTTAGCGGGGAGATTTCTAACTTCAAAGCATATGACAGCGGGCACTGGTACTTCTCATTAAAAGATGAGGAGGGTCAAATTCGTTGTGTGATGTTCCGGGGTCGAAATGGTCAAGTTGGCTTTATGCCCCAGTCAGGTGATTTAGTTGAAGTCAGTGCCAATCTAGGAATGTATGTTCCCAGGGGTGATATTCAGCTCACGATTAAAACCTTACGCCGTGCTGGTATGGGTGGTTTATATGAAGCATTTTTAAAACTCAAAGCCAAGCTCGCAAAAGAAGGTTTGTTTGATGAAGAGCGCAAGCGTGAGATACCAACGCATCCACGTTCAATTGGTATTGTCACTTCACCACAAGCTGCAGCATTAAAGGATGTGCTCAGTACATTAGCTAGGCGAGCACCACACATTCCAATTGTGATTTATCCAACATTGGTGCAGGGGTCTGATGCTCCATCAGGAATTATTGCTGCACTCAAGGCTGCGGAAAAGGAGCAGGTAGTTGATGTGATATTGCTAGTTCGTGGCGGTGGCAGCATCGAAGATTTATGGGCATTTAATGATGAGCAATTAGCGTATGTAATTGCAAGCTCGCCAATTCCAGTAGTTAGTGGAGTTGGTCATGAAACAGATTTCACGATCGCAGACTTTGTTGCTGATCTAAGGGCGCCAACACCGACGGGCGCAGCAGAACTGGCGGCACCACGCAGAGATCAGATGCTGCAGGAGCTTGATGCCATCATGCAGGCACTGCTTCAACGGATTAACCAACGTGTTGAGCGCGAGGCGCAAACCTTGGACCAATTAGCCTTGAGATTAAGTCATGCATTACCTAACCCCGATCGTATGCGCGAACAAATTACCAACTGGCAGCAGCGCCTCAATCAAGCCTGGGCTGTGCGCATGGATAACTGGAAGCGAAATCAAGTGCACTATCAATCTCAGCTAGAGATGCTTAATCCCCAGAGAACTTTGGAGCGCGGTTATTCAGTGATTTTAAGTAGAGAAGACAATCAGTTGCGCGCAGTAAGGGGGCCAGGAGAACTGTCTACTGAAACAGTATTTCAGATTCAAATGGCTGATGGTGGGGCAGAAGTTCGATTAGCCGATATCAAAATAAGCCCTTAG
- a CDS encoding type II toxin-antitoxin system Phd/YefM family antitoxin, whose translation MTTLTASEARAGLYRLIDQTAESHKPVVISGKRANAVLISEEDWSAIQETLYLMSIPGMRESIKDAMAEPLAKSKKVLKW comes from the coding sequence ATGACTACATTAACTGCGAGCGAAGCTAGGGCGGGTCTTTACCGTTTAATTGATCAGACGGCCGAGTCACATAAGCCCGTGGTCATTTCGGGGAAGCGTGCCAATGCTGTCTTAATCTCTGAAGAAGATTGGAGTGCTATTCAAGAGACTCTATATCTTATGTCAATACCAGGAATGCGCGAATCAATTAAAGATGCAATGGCTGAGCCATTAGCTAAAAGTAAAAAGGTATTGAAGTGGTAG
- a CDS encoding Txe/YoeB family addiction module toxin, with protein MVVWNLAYSKYSLKDAKKISAAGLRDKTQALLDILQADPFQNPPPYEKLVGDFKGAYSRRINIQHRLVYEVFRKEKTVRILRMWTHYE; from the coding sequence GTGGTAGTTTGGAATTTAGCTTATTCCAAATACTCCCTAAAGGATGCAAAAAAAATATCAGCCGCTGGATTGAGAGATAAAACTCAAGCTTTGCTTGATATTCTTCAGGCTGATCCTTTTCAAAATCCGCCGCCGTATGAGAAATTAGTGGGTGATTTCAAGGGAGCATATTCGCGGAGAATTAATATTCAACATCGGCTTGTATATGAGGTATTTCGTAAAGAGAAAACGGTTCGCATTCTGAGAATGTGGACGCATTACGAATAG